The following are from one region of the Brienomyrus brachyistius isolate T26 chromosome 13, BBRACH_0.4, whole genome shotgun sequence genome:
- the LOC125706550 gene encoding cyclin-dependent kinase inhibitor 1B-like — protein MSNVQLSSSTLERLAARRTFPLHARTGACRNLFGPVDHEELNREMKSKLREISERDQRRWNFNFETDTPLSGDYAWEEASVDAMPVFYQDSLQIGKSRIVVPVVGKQRDCTVQAVSSSYIADDHLSDAESAVSRTSEVNQENCSEKLNSGKPKCKAIACVRRKRTSTTDLTSTTITHITDFYGKRKRINETKQIEDTSQNSAPTIHVEQTPRRRIR, from the exons ATGTCAAACGTCCAGTTATCCAGTAGTACCTTGGAGCGGCTAGCAGCACGGAGGACCTTCCCCCTCCACGCCCGCACCGGCGCCTGCCGGAATCTTTTTGGACCGGTCGACCATGAGGAGCTCAATCGGGAGATGAAGTCGAAGCTCCGTGAAATTTCCGAGCGGGACCAGCGTCGGTGGAACTTTAACTTCGAGACCGATACGCCGCTATCTGGAGATTACGCATGGGAGGAGGCGTCTGTGGATGCAATGCCCGTCTTCTACCAGGACTCTTTGCAAATTGGGAAATCTAGGATTGTTGTTCCAGTGGTCGGGAAGCAACGGGACTGTACTGTCCAGGCCGTATCATCTTCTTACATTGCCGATGATCATCTGTCAGATGCTGAAAGCGCCGTGTCCCGTACCAGCGAGGTGAACCAGGAGAACTGCTCGGAAAAACTGAACTCAGGCAAGCCCAAATGCAAAGCCATCGCTTGCGTGCGACGGAAAAGGACATCTACTACTGATCTCACATCGACCACCATAACTCACATCACCG atttttatgggaaaagaaaaagaataaaTGAAACGAAGCAAATTGAAGACACCTCCCAAAACAGCGCACCTACGATTCACGTCGAACAAACTCCACGCAGAAGAATTCGTTAA